The Filimonas lacunae genomic sequence TTGCCCGGCAAGTTCATTTAACACATATTGATAGGTATTCATTTGCGCGGTAAGGTTCATGACCCGCGAAATGCCCGGGATAATTTTATAGGTGGCCGCCACAAAAGCGCCCAGTGTTAGGACGTCGCCGGCATGCCCGGGGCTGGTGGTCTTACCGGCTAGTATTAACAGGCACATGCCCAGTACAGCAAATACTTCGAAGAAGCGGGTGGGCAGGCCCTGTGTTATTTGCAGGTTGGCGATATAGGTATTTACTGTTTGTTGCTTGCCGGCATAGCGTTGTGTGAAAAAGGTATTGCGGCCATAGATATTGCTTTCTACATAGCCGTGCAGGGCTTCGTGCAAATATTGCAGGGCGTTTTCGTTCACGGTTTTAATATGGCGGCGTATACCTGACAGTTTTTTTTTAGTGATGTAATACAAGGCGATAACGGCAGGGGAAAGGGTGAAAAACACGATGGCCAGTAGTTTGCCATTGTACCATAACAAAGCAGCCACAGACAGGGCAATGAGCAGCCATTCGGTGATCAGCTGTTGAGCACCGGATAAAATAAACTGTGCAAACTCTACCGGTGCGTATACAATGCGGCGTACAAACTCAGCAGTGTCGTGCTGTGTGTAGTTGTCATATTCCCCTTCCATAAAGTTTTCGAGCAGGGTGGCAGATAAACGGGCTGATACGGAAAAGGCAAAACGGTATTGCGCCTGGTAAAATAAATAGCCGCTGATGCTTTTGGCCAGGAAGCAGGCCAGCAACACTAGTGCAGGCCATACGGCAGGTAGTATCCAGTGGGTGGTATACCACCGGATGATGATAAATAGCAGGGCTATAGCGGCAATATCCAACACACTGATGAACAGGTTGAATGCTGTTAGCAGGCGAAAGCGTTTTTGCTCGCCTGGTAGCAGAATGTGATAAATGCCCTTGAAGAGCTTGCGGTAAAAAGCCGGTTGCAAGGCTGTCATACTATTACAGGTGGTTGGCTGCCGTTGTACAGCAGTTGATGATAAAAGCATTTTAGCCACGAATAGTAGCTGGTGTATAAGGCTATGATAAAACCTTCCCGGCCATCGAGAAAGCCAAGCCGGAAAATGTAACAGGCTATAAAATTAAACAGGGGGGACAGTGTTTTTTTGAGGTAGCTGGGCTTCAGGTGCCGGCTGTTATATTTTTGAGCGCTGAGCAGGGCATAACGCATGGCTTTGGCCGCGCATTCTTCCGTATCGCTTACGGTATAGTGCAACAAGGTGCCGGGCAGCAACCGTTTTACCATGCGGGTGGCTGCTAATGTTTCATGTACCGGCACATCAGGCCAACGCGTGTTTTGCCGGTTATACAGGCGGTATACGGTATCGTGACCCCAGTTGCCAAAACGTATCTTTTTATCTCCAAAAAAATTTACTCTTTTCCAGCCATAGACCATATACGCCGGCTGCTGCAGGGATAGCTGCCGCAGGCCCGCTATTATGTCGCTGGTAATGCGCTCATCTGCATCCATTGCCAGAATCCAGTTATTATGCGCATGGGCTGCTCCTTTGTTACGGGCGGCGGCATAGCTTTCCCACCCGGTAGTGATGACCGTTGCACCGGCTGCTGTTGCCAGGGCGGGGGTGTTATCGGTGCTGCCCGAATCAACCACTACTATATCGCTGGTAATAGCTTGTGCCGAGCGTATGCACTCCTGTATATGAGCGCTCTCGTTTTTGGTAATGATAACAACGGATAAGGGTAGCATAGTATCAGGAGTTATAAGGTTCTGTAGCATCGGGATGTATAGCTGCCATCCAGTGCGGCTGTGCTTTACGTATAATTTCCCGGGCACGCTGGCGATAGTTGTTCATGAGTTTTTCCTGGAAAAAAGTGGGGTCGGGCTTGGAGTAATGTTTGCCCGAGTGCATGCTCATTACCCTACCATGATCGTCGCGCTTGCCGGCTTGCTTTTTGGCTGTCCAACGTTTTTCAGTGAGTAGCATAAGCCGGTTATCGAGCCAGTCGGCAATAGTGCTGTTGAGTAATTTTTCAATACCCCGTGCCAGCAGATTGTGGCGGAGCATTTTAGTAGGCACCGCAGGTAAAGGATGGTTGGGCAAAAAACGGCGTGCCCAGCCATTGGCCTGGTTAAATACTATAAATGCAGCCATGCCTTTTACAGGCATCAGTGTTACTACTTCTGTAGCCGTAAAAATGTTCTGTTCTACTAT encodes the following:
- a CDS encoding glycosyltransferase family 2 protein is translated as MLPLSVVIITKNESAHIQECIRSAQAITSDIVVVDSGSTDNTPALATAAGATVITTGWESYAAARNKGAAHAHNNWILAMDADERITSDIIAGLRQLSLQQPAYMVYGWKRVNFFGDKKIRFGNWGHDTVYRLYNRQNTRWPDVPVHETLAATRMVKRLLPGTLLHYTVSDTEECAAKAMRYALLSAQKYNSRHLKPSYLKKTLSPLFNFIACYIFRLGFLDGREGFIIALYTSYYSWLKCFYHQLLYNGSQPPVIV
- a CDS encoding ATP-binding cassette domain-containing protein; translated protein: MTALQPAFYRKLFKGIYHILLPGEQKRFRLLTAFNLFISVLDIAAIALLFIIIRWYTTHWILPAVWPALVLLACFLAKSISGYLFYQAQYRFAFSVSARLSATLLENFMEGEYDNYTQHDTAEFVRRIVYAPVEFAQFILSGAQQLITEWLLIALSVAALLWYNGKLLAIVFFTLSPAVIALYYITKKKLSGIRRHIKTVNENALQYLHEALHGYVESNIYGRNTFFTQRYAGKQQTVNTYIANLQITQGLPTRFFEVFAVLGMCLLILAGKTTSPGHAGDVLTLGAFVAATYKIIPGISRVMNLTAQMNTYQYVLNELAGQTTQKQATTTTPFLTPVISIEARQLSFAYTTHTAFHALNFTLRTGQLRGISAPSGKGKTTLLHVLLGFLTPQSGHVLLNGQPTTAAERKACWQQVAYVKQEPLLLHTSLLNNIVLFEQAYKEEKLQQVLQVTGLLPMLQQHPEGIHQVIAEHGRNISGGQRQRIAIARALYKEAGILLLDEPFNELDEASETLLLQHLQQLARQGKMVVLITHNSQSLSYCDNVITL